A region from the Mercenaria mercenaria strain notata chromosome 7, MADL_Memer_1, whole genome shotgun sequence genome encodes:
- the LOC123556068 gene encoding E3 ubiquitin-protein ligase TRIM71-like, whose amino-acid sequence MAEVLKKNSVKNSSDDAVPGRRIQILCQPCSRKDLKTTADVFCSQCDEFQCSECSKAHTVYAFRKIHKLVNATDMKGMASCEQHEKLLEYFCEDENQLCCSTCAIVDHRKCHSVVEVPKTAGKSRYAGSHLKRKLEEAKSKAEMIVSHTESSKEQLSKDIKSIFIEIKRMRGDMNKMFDDLDVYVTRETDAFQAEVTNKLAQKRSSCEKHISDATKLLEIVDTALENGTPSQQFIVKEKLKRQANELYRNVENDCQNLEFATVNFKFDGTIILPPFNISGYVPGELTLNYTLPEAKKSVAAVDPITKLKKITSIDLKQAGNNVKEPLYTGLDFLPDGRLFAVDNKNNKCLIYNEKLEKVGSYQLSYSPQSVVAISEEEVAITSSGKYQIDFLRVSKSNDITLIRTCKVKAQNESICLKDERHFAVGTIDDTRPVRIVSMSGEEKHFNVNFPNKKYSVGTSACNYIRNTEKMILTDRHEHTVYIYDVATNTRVVVKDKQIKEPRGVAVGPSDCILVCSMRTDSIVQISQTGQIISSYKLAMKFPFRVCVSRDKSIVAVTNCCDGIKRLLLFKITGSE is encoded by the coding sequence ATGGCGGAAGTATTGAAAAAGAATTCAGTTAAAAACAGCTCAGACGATGCTGTTCCTGGGCGTAGAATACAAATATTatgtcagccatgttcaagaAAGGATTTGAAAACAACGGCTGATGTGTTTTGTTCACAGTGTGACGAATTTCAGTGCAGTGAATGTTCAAAAGCCCATACAGTGTATGCGTTTAGGAAAATTCACAAATTAGTGAATGCGACAGATATGAAAGGAATGGCCAGTTGTGAACAGCACGAAAAGTTATTGGAATATTTTTGTGAAGACGAGAACCAGCTCTGCTGCAGTACATGTGCTATAGTGGATCACCGAAAATGCCATAGCGTCGTAGAAGTACCGAAGACTGCCGGGAAGTCGCGTTATGCTGGTTCCCATTTAAAGAGAAAATTGGAAGAAGCAAAATCAAAGGCGGAGATGATTGTTAGTCATACCGAATCATCAAAAGAACAACTCAGTAAAGATATCAAATCAATATTTATCGAGATTAAAAGAATGAGAGGTGACATGAATAAAATGTTCGACGACTTGGACGTTTACGTTACCAGGGAAACTGACGCATTTCAAGCTGAAGTAACTAATAAATTGGCACAGAAACGATCCAGTTGTGAAAAGCATATCTCTGATGCTACAAAGTTACTGGAAATTGTTGATACAGCTCTGGAGAATGGGACGCCATCACAGCAGTTTATAGTAAAAGAGAAGTTAAAAAGACAGGCCAATGAACTTTACAGGAACGTGGAAAATGACTGTCAAAATTTAGAGTTTGCTACAGTTAACTTTAAATTCGATGGAACAATAATCTTGCCACCATTTAATATTTCTGGTTACGTTCCAGGAGAGCTAACTTTAAATTACACCCTGCCTGAAGCAAAGAAATCTGTCGCAGCTGTAGACCCGATTACTAAATTAAAGAAGATTACTTCCATTGATCTGAAGCAGGCTGGAAATAATGTGAAGGAACCGTTATATACAGGACTCGATTTCCTGCCGGATGGTAGACTATTTGCCGTGGATAATAAGAacaataaatgtttgatttacaaTGAAAAGCTTGAGAAAGTAGGATCATATCAGTTATCGTATTCACCACAAAGTGTTGTTGCTATATCTGAGGAGGAGGTGGCGATAACAAGTAGTGGTAAATACCAGATAGACTTTCTACGTGTCagtaaatcaaatgatataacttTGATCAGGACATGTAAAGTTAAAGCACAGAATGAATCTATTTGTCTGAAAGATGAGAGACATTTTGCTGTTGGAACTATTGATGACACAAGACCTGTTCGTATTGTATCAATGTCAGGTGAAGAGAAACATTTCAACGTCAATTTTCCAAATAAGAAATATTCTGTAGGCACTAGTGCGTGCAACTATATAAGGAATACTGAGAAGATGATACTAACCGATAGGCACGAGCATACTGTTTATATATACGACGTTGCGACCAACACCAGAGTCGTTGTCAAGGACAAACAGATAAAAGAACCACGTGGTGTAGCAGTAGGTCCATCCGACTGTATCTTGGTTTGCAGTATGAGAACAGACTCCATTGTACAGATCTCTCAAACAGGTCAGATCATATCATCGTACAAGTTAGCTATGAAATTTCCATTCAGAGTTTGTGTTTCCAGGGACAAATCGATTGTTGCTGTTACGAATTGCTGTGACGGCATAAAAAGGTTACTGTTGTTTAAAATTACAGGTTCAGAGTGA